The genome window CCATTTATAGTCCCCATTTGCTGCTGCAGCTGATCAAATAAAATTCGTTCATGGGCGGCATGCTGGTCAATCATATATAACGCATCTCCATGGCTCAATACCAGATAACTTTTCCATACCTGGCCAATAATCTCCATGGCGGAAAAAAAATTCTTCCCCCTGGGCATCTCATTATCGGTCTCAGGCATATACTGCCGCGGTTGTTCATGGACAGCTCCAGAAGCAACATTTTCAGCTGTCTTTACTGCCCCGGGCTGCCAGTCTGGAAGCATATCAGGTTGACGGGCACCAGTAGCTGCAACGCCGGCCGAAGAACCAGCTTTTTCATGATCAGATGATGACGAAATTAAAGCAGCAAAAGGGTCATTTCCCATTGATCCGTTGGTTTTCGAACCGGGATAACCACTGAGTGCTTCCAGAATTGCCTGCCTGATCAGGGAAAATATCCGCCCCGGTTCAGCAAATTTAACCTCTTCCTTGGCCGGATGGACATTCATATCTACCAGGGAGGGATCAATAGTCAAAAATAAGACACTGACCGGATAGCGTCCTTTTTCCATCAGCCCCTGATAGGCTTTAAGCACCGCCGAATTCATCACCTGATCTTTAACCATCCGGTTGTTGACAAAAAGGTAGATCGAACGGCGGTTGGAACGGTGCAATATTGGTGGAGAAGTGAAACCGGACAGCACCCCGGCGGTTGAACTTCCCCCGGAAACCGGCAGTAATTCTTCACCGGTCTCACGGCCAAGGACTTCCATTAACCGGTGGCGCAAATCACTGCCGGCTGTACGTTTAAAAACATTTTTTTGATTATGGATCAAGGTAAAACCGCAATCTGGATGAACCAGGGAAAACCGATTCAGGCAATCAAGAATGGCACCACGTTCAGTAACGGTGGTTTTGACAAACTTTTGCCGGGCAGGGATATTGTAAAATAAATCCCGGACCCTGACCCTGGTTCCAACCGGGGCGCCGGTGGTATCAACCTGAAGGTGATGGTCATCATCCATGGTGATGCAAACCGCTTCATGAACTTTCCTGATTCTGGTTTCAAGAATAAAGCGGGAGACGGCGGCAATGCTTGGGAGGGCTTCGCCACGAAAACCGAAGGTTTTAAGGGCAAAAAGATCTTTTTCACTGACTATTTTACTGGTGGCATGCCGCTCCAGGGCCAGCAGGGCATCATTTTTTCCCATACCACAACCATTGTCAATAACTTCAATCAGTTGTTTTCCGCCGTCCTCGACAAAAACGCTTATCTGGTCGGCTCCGGCATCCAACGCATTTTCAACCAGTTCCTTGACCACTGAAGCCGGGCGTGCAACTACCTCACCGGCGGCAATCTTATTGTGAACCTGGGAG of Pseudomonadota bacterium contains these proteins:
- the mutL gene encoding DNA mismatch repair endonuclease MutL; its protein translation is MKAENQIQILPSQVHNKIAAGEVVARPASVVKELVENALDAGADQISVFVEDGGKQLIEVIDNGCGMGKNDALLALERHATSKIVSEKDLFALKTFGFRGEALPSIAAVSRFILETRIRKVHEAVCITMDDDHHLQVDTTGAPVGTRVRVRDLFYNIPARQKFVKTTVTERGAILDCLNRFSLVHPDCGFTLIHNQKNVFKRTAGSDLRHRLMEVLGRETGEELLPVSGGSSTAGVLSGFTSPPILHRSNRRSIYLFVNNRMVKDQVMNSAVLKAYQGLMEKGRYPVSVLFLTIDPSLVDMNVHPAKEEVKFAEPGRIFSLIRQAILEALSGYPGSKTNGSMGNDPFAALISSSSDHEKAGSSAGVAATGARQPDMLPDWQPGAVKTAENVASGAVHEQPRQYMPETDNEMPRGKNFFSAMEIIGQVWKSYLVLSHGDALYMIDQHAAHERILFDQLQQQMGTINGSQELLLPITMDLSPDELAAVDENSETLNRLGFTLAPFGNYAVVLTGIPVLAKDYDPRQFFSEVIGDLLQSSNQSIKNLPLIDELAAGMACRLAIKASDALSHEEIVLLLMKLDQVNVGQTCPHGRPLYFSMSRYEMEKRFQRR